A genome region from Hymenobacter chitinivorans DSM 11115 includes the following:
- a CDS encoding DUF2141 domain-containing protein, whose protein sequence is MKILPVAFLAAGCTLLSAATSPTTSAPVQVVVTDLPSTKATVKLYFYNVKENFLKRGNYTLLKYVKPGGSKQITLPIDLPNGEWAVALTQDLNDNDLVDKNFMGIPTEPYAFSNNVRPKLAPPEFDECKFVVNGAAQVVTISMRK, encoded by the coding sequence ATGAAAATTCTCCCAGTAGCTTTTCTGGCCGCCGGCTGCACCCTGCTCAGCGCCGCAACGTCGCCCACTACCTCGGCCCCGGTGCAGGTAGTCGTCACCGATTTGCCTTCCACCAAGGCCACAGTGAAGCTGTACTTCTACAACGTGAAGGAGAATTTTCTCAAGCGCGGCAATTACACCCTGCTCAAGTACGTGAAGCCCGGGGGCAGCAAGCAGATTACGCTGCCCATCGACCTGCCCAACGGGGAGTGGGCCGTGGCCCTGACCCAGGACTTGAACGACAACGACCTGGTGGACAAGAACTTCATGGGTATCCCGACCGAGCCCTACGCCTTTTCCAACAACGTGCGCCCCAAGCTGGCCCCGCCGGAGTTCGACGAGTGCAAGTTTGTCGTCAACGGGGCGGCCCAGGTGGTAACCATTTCGATGCGGAAGTAG